A window of Equus przewalskii isolate Varuska chromosome 16, EquPr2, whole genome shotgun sequence contains these coding sequences:
- the LOC103559384 gene encoding spermatogenesis-associated protein 31E1-like, giving the protein MGGSWQSGTGVGAERGRRGWKAGSSTARTEPKKESRAGTSPDPCCGVAGLEGSSASQSPTAQGAGALVQAKEALLWYLTWRSTLPAPSRTRNVPGRDPVSPGSRKSTSPPTHSAAAAQEPKELRLPTKLASQLELPGKLPAQKQPQGRAAGMLLQDPPTHGLHATWSPGQVPHALPSRARRSQGQQQPRRPKRKAPWKSQLPPIEEMEEEMSPRPGGDEERLAGPRASQASRTSHPPQVGGLGDTLGSKCLQLLPHKAPVLPEGRFTKGLSRFLPCLRPSKEDQEPADPLPEGKPAAATPHSQEPGRNSSAVDGRALEAQQSGTSFGRALRERLGLGRRLRASLSRQRKGRFLAWLAGLSCSHGVPCLPHQRE; this is encoded by the coding sequence ATGGGCGGAAGCTGGCAGAGCGGCACCGGAGTCGGGGCTGAGCGAGGCCGTCGAGGCTGGAAAGCAGGTTCCTCCACGGCCAGGACTGAGCCAAAGAAGGAGAGTCGGGCAGGGACCTCCCCAGACCCCTGCTGTGGGGTAGCAGGCCTGGAGGGGAGCTCAGCCTCCCAGTCTCCCACAGCTCAAGGGGCCGGGGCTCTTGTGCAGGCCAAGGAAGCCCTTCTCTGGTACCTCACCTGGAGATCCACACTGCCGGCCCCCTCCAGAACCCGTAATGTGCCTGGGAGAGATCCAGTGTCTCCAGGGTCCCGGAAAAGCACCTCTCCACCCACACATTCGGCCGCAGCTGCCCAAGAGCCTAAGGAGCTGCGCCTTCCAACAAAGCTCGCGAGCCAGCTGGAGCTGCCAGGGAAGCTCCCGGCCCAGAAGCAGCCTCAAGGCCGTGCTGCCGGCATGCTCCTTCAAGACCCTCCTACTCATGGTCTCCATGCCACGTGGTCTCCAGGCCAGGTGCCACATGCCCTCCCATCAAGGGCACGGAGGagccaggggcagcagcagcccaggaGACCAAAACGGAAGGCCCCGTGGAAGAGTCAGCTTCCCCCGAttgaggagatggaggaggagatgaGTCCCAGACCGGGAGGGGATGAAGAAAGACTCGCAGGACCGAGGGCTTCCCAAGCCAGCAGGACGAGCCACCCTCCCCAGGTCGGGGGACTAGGAGACACCCTTGGGAGCAAATGCCTCCAGCTTCTGCCACACAAGGCACCGGTCTTGCCAGAAGGCCGCTTCACTAAAGGCCTGAGCCGCTTTCTGCCATGCCTAAGGCCCAGCAAGGAAGACCAAGAACCGGCAGATCCCCTTCCAGAAGGCAAGCCTGCGGCAGCCACGCCCCACAGCCAGGAACCTGGCAGAAACAGCTCGGCCGTGGATGGCAGGGCTCTGGAAGCTCAGCAGTCGGGGACGTCCTTTGGACGGGCCCTGCGAGAGAGACTGGGCCTTGGCCGAAGACTTCGTGCCTCCCTGTCAAGGCAACGCAAAGGCCGATTTCTGGCCTGGCTAGCTGGGCTCTCCTGCTCCCACGGGGTTCCCTGCCTCCCACACCAACGAGAGTGA